From Bacteroidota bacterium, one genomic window encodes:
- a CDS encoding SprT family zinc-dependent metalloprotease, translating into MKLKESSRSLRNNKNIKMQELKLGDITVEVIQKHIKNIHLSVHPPTGRVRISAPSRLSMDTIRVFAISKLGWIKKHQTKFKNQVRETPRDYISNESHFYNGKRYLLKVTENKAVPKVVLKHEHIELYVRPHSSRLQRKAILDAWYRERLKESIPKLVSKWEVIMKVSVNEFGIKRMKTKWGTCNHRANRIWLNLELAKKSPQCLEYIVVHEMVHLLEHRHNERFKAYTDKFVPGWKSLKEELNRTPISHVDWKY; encoded by the coding sequence ATGAAGTTGAAAGAATCTTCCCGATCGTTAAGAAACAACAAGAATATTAAGATGCAGGAATTAAAATTGGGCGATATTACTGTAGAAGTGATACAGAAACACATTAAAAATATTCATCTGAGTGTTCACCCACCAACAGGACGTGTTAGAATATCCGCACCATCACGGTTGAGTATGGATACTATTAGAGTATTTGCGATTTCTAAATTGGGCTGGATTAAAAAACATCAGACCAAATTTAAAAATCAGGTAAGAGAAACACCGAGAGACTATATCTCAAATGAAAGCCACTTTTATAACGGCAAGAGATACCTTTTAAAGGTTACTGAAAATAAAGCAGTCCCAAAAGTTGTATTAAAGCATGAACATATTGAGTTATATGTAAGACCACATTCATCGAGATTACAAAGAAAAGCTATTTTGGATGCGTGGTATCGCGAAAGGTTAAAAGAGTCGATACCTAAACTAGTATCAAAGTGGGAAGTGATAATGAAAGTGTCAGTTAATGAGTTTGGTATTAAAAGGATGAAGACCAAGTGGGGAACTTGTAATCATAGGGCTAATCGAATTTGGCTAAATTTGGAATTAGCCAAGAAGTCGCCGCAATGTTTAGAGTATATAGTTGTACACGAGATGGTTCATTTATTAGAGCATCGTCATAACGAACGCTTCAAGGCTTATACGGATAAATTCGTACCAGGGTGGAAATCTTTAAAAGAAGAATTAAACAGAACGCCAATAAGTCATGTGGATTGGAAGTATTGA
- a CDS encoding biotin/lipoyl-binding protein: protein MINKSRYKLTLIIICVVIVALVLIKVLFSGGTKQNNTSGPSARNPQISVKYQIIHPKKISEKVVTVGTILSNEEVEIRSEISGKITKIYFKEGEKVKKGELLLKINDDELQARLLSAQSRRKLAEQQEERQRQLVEKNLISQVDYDKYVKGGSKN from the coding sequence ATGATAAATAAGAGTCGTTATAAGCTTACCTTAATTATTATATGTGTAGTAATTGTAGCTTTGGTTCTTATCAAAGTCCTCTTTTCGGGCGGAACCAAACAAAACAACACTTCAGGGCCCAGCGCAAGAAATCCACAAATTTCGGTTAAGTACCAGATAATACATCCGAAAAAAATTAGTGAGAAGGTTGTTACGGTTGGAACTATTCTTTCGAATGAAGAAGTAGAAATCAGAAGCGAGATTTCCGGCAAGATTACAAAAATTTATTTTAAAGAAGGTGAAAAAGTCAAAAAGGGTGAATTACTCCTGAAAATTAATGACGACGAGCTTCAAGCACGACTTTTATCGGCACAATCGCGACGGAAACTTGCTGAACAGCAAGAAGAACGTCAGAGACAATTAGTTGAAAAGAATTTAATCAGCCAGGTAGATTATGATAAATATGTAAAGGGCGGTTCCAAAAATTGA